Proteins from one Hyperolius riggenbachi isolate aHypRig1 chromosome 2, aHypRig1.pri, whole genome shotgun sequence genomic window:
- the POLR1D gene encoding protein POLR1D produces MKEEDELEKKAVEELLKEAKRGKDRAETMGPMGWMKCPVASTNKRFLINTIKNTLPPGREKRSRRSHEEQESRDRSQEPRRSTKHTAHPYKRSQESREEKSHSPASSKNSRHSRSKSDHDSR; encoded by the exons ATGAAGGAGGAGGACGAGCTGGAGAA AAAAGCAGTGGAGGAGCTTCTTAAAGAAGCCAAACGTGGAAAAGATCGAGCTGAGACCATGGGGCCAATGGGCTG GATGAAGTGTCCTGTTGCCAGCACCAACAAGCGCTTTCTGATAAATACCATAAAGAATACTCTGCCGCCTGGCAGGGAGAAGCGCAGCAGGAGATCTCACGAGGAACAAGAGAGCAGGGACCGCAGCCAGGAGCCGCGACGCTCAACAAAACACACTGCGCATCCTTATAAGAGGAGCCAGGAGTCCAGAGAGGAGaaaagccactcgccagcctCCAGCAAGAACTCCAGGCACTCACGCTCCAAGAGCGACCATGACAGCAGATAG